One Scomber japonicus isolate fScoJap1 chromosome 1, fScoJap1.pri, whole genome shotgun sequence DNA window includes the following coding sequences:
- the lrrc28 gene encoding leucine-rich repeat-containing protein 28 produces the protein MATELHEAIFMAKQQRHKNLFLNYRNLNNFPVELLKDEGLQFLERLYMKRNSLTTLPDNLAQKLPNLIELYLHSNNIVIIPEAIGNLARLQSLDLSNNALQLLCPEIGRLRSLRHLRLSNNQLKCLPPEIGDLQELETLDVSMNQLMSLPDRLHRCHSLQNLTADHNLLSHIPRQLCWLHRLNQLSMATNRLTFLPLDLGRSRELQFVFVDNNVDLKGLPSYLYNKVIGCSGCGVSSQVLEGEWGEVLGEALSEALVGLPAEVKVVGSETDNVVPLEELSMRTLHRLYHHRPTDLNLLPPITLPKSLLDLLQFPLGHCHRCSQAMFTIIYPKLFPLRETALAGVHRRTTVSFVAYCCSSHCLRTFNLQG, from the exons ATGGCAACTGAACTTCATGAGGCTATATTTATGGCCAAGCAGCAGCGCCACAAAAACCTGTTTCTTAACTACAGGAACCTGAATAATTTCCCCGTGGAGCTGCTGAAAGATGAAGGCTTGCAGTTTCTGGAGAGACTTTACATGAAGAGGAACTCACTCACTACACTG CCTGACAATCTTGCACAGAAGCTCCCAAATCTAATTGAACT GTATCTGCACTCAAACAACATAGTCATTATTCCTGAAG CTATTGGAAACCTGGCCCGACTGCAGTCATTGGACCTGAGTAATAACGCCCTCCAGCTCCTCTGTCCAGAGATTGGCCGACTGAGGTCCCTGCGGCATCTGAGACTGTCTAATAACCAGCTGAAATGCCTCCCTCCAG AGATTGGCGACCTGCAGGAGCTTGAGACTCTGGACGTGTCCATGAACCAGCTGATGTCTCTACCAGACCGGCTGCACCGCTGCCACTCTCTGCAGAATCTGACGGCTGACCACAACCTGCTGAGCCACATTCCCCGCCAGCTCTGCTGGCTCCACCGTCTGAACCAGCTCTCCATGGCCACTAACCGGCTCACCTTTTTACCACTTG attTGGGCAGATCACGGGAGctgcagtttgtgtttgtggacaACAACGTGGACCTAAAAGGCCTCCCTTCCTACTTGTATAACAAAGTCATCGGCTGTAGCGG GTGTGGCGTGTCATCCCAGGTGCTGGAGGGTGAGTGGGGTGAGGTCCTGGGTGAAGCATTGAGCGAGGCTCTGGTCGGGCTGCCGGCTGAAGTGAAGGTGGTGGGCTCAGAGACAGATAATGTGGTTCCCCTGGAGGAGCTCTCCATGAGGACCCTGCACCGCCTTTACCACCACCGCCCAACAG acctgAACTTGCTGCCTCCCATCACGCTCCCCAAGAGCCTGCTGGACCTACTTCAGTTCCCCCTGGGTCACTGCCACCGCTGCAGCCAAGCCATGTTCACCATCATCTACCCCAAACTCTTCCCCCTTCGTGAAACCGCCCTGGCAGGAGTGCACCGCAG GACGACTGTGAGTTTCGTGGCCTATTGCTGCTCCAGTCACTGCCTCCGGACGTTTAACCTCCAGGGGTGA